The stretch of DNA GGTTCTCATCCGAACCTTCATGTACACCCCGCCCGCCCTGGAGCAACGCGAGATTGTCACTCACAGCCCTGACCGGGATGTGTTGGCGCAACGCCTGTCCCAAGCCTTGCAGTTCAAGACCATCTCACGGCAAGACCCGCAGCCAGGCGACCGTCAGGCATTCGATGCGTTCATCGCCTGGTTTGAACAGACCTACCCCGCAGCCCATGCGGCAATGGACCGGACGCTCATTGCAGAGCAAACCATCCTGATGAGGTGGGAAGGCAAGGACACCAGCGTCAAGCCGGTATTGCTGACGGCTCATTATGATGTGGTTCCAGTTATTCCCGGTACGGAAGATTTGTGGAAGCAGGACCCGTTCGCGGGCGTCATTGAAGACGGCTATGTATGGGGCCGCGGCGCACTCGACAATAAGGGCGGCGTCATTGCCATGATGGAAGCCGCAACGCTGCTGCTAGAGCGCGGGTTCCAGCCGGAACGCACGGTCTATTTCAGCTTTGGTCACGACGAAGAGATCGGTGGCGGCACAGGTGCTGCCGGTGTGGTTGACTATCTGCAGGCAGAAGGTGTGCAGCTTGCGTGGTCTGTGGATGAAGGCTCCTTCGTGCTGGATGGCATCATCCCCGGGCTTGATCAGAAGGTCGCCATGATCAACGTGGCCGAGAAAGGCTATGTCACCCTTGATCTTGTCGCCACGGCGCAAGGCGGCCACTCCTCCATGCCGCCGCAGGAGTCAGCGGTGACGCTTCTGGCTGATGCGATCGTCAAGCTGAAGAACGCGCCGGTGCCCGGTGGCCTTGAAGGCATCAGCGGTGAAGCCTACGGCACGCTGGCGCGCCACATGCCCTTCACCCAGCGCATGGCCTTTGCCAATCAGTGGCTCTTTGGCGGCATGATCGAAGACATGCTGACGGGTCTGCCCGCGGGCAACGCCATGCTGCGGACAACAACAGCACCCACCATGCTCTCCGCCAGCATCAAGGAGAACGTGTTGCCCATCAACGCAATCGCGACGGTGAATTTCCGTTTGCATCCGCGCGATACAGTTGAGTCAGTGGTGGCGCATGTAGAGCAGGCAGTGGGGCCGGACATTGAAGTGCGCCGCCGTCCGCGCGGTGGCAACGCGTCGCCGGTTGCCAGCACGTCAGCTGAGGGGTTTGCCTCACTGGCCAGTGCCTCGCGCGATGTTCTTGGCGACGTTATCATTGCACCCGGTTTGACCGTCGCCGGCACGGACAGCAAGCACTACGTGAAGGTGGCCGACGATGCCTATCGCTTCAATCCCTTCATAGTGGGGTCCGAGGACATCGTCACCATTCATGGCACCAATGAACGCATCTCCATCGACAATCTGGTGCTGGGCACGGACTATTTCACCCAGCTGCTCATAACCACAAAAGCGCCCGGCGAATAGGCCGGACGCTTTTGCATTGAACATCGGTTGGAGGGACGGCTACGCGATCTCGCCGCGCTGATAGCGATCCAGTTCGTCTGGATCAAACCCCTCGTCATTGTCGATGAGCGGGTCCCGCATGAAGTCATCTTCCGGCGCAACCGTTGTCGCGCGCACAATGAGCTTGCGGCACATCCTGTCGATGAAGGTCTGATTGCGCGAGCTGCGCGCCGCCATCCACATCATCAAACGGGCACTGCGTTCCTTCTTGCGGATATCCTTGTCGCTAAGGCTCATTCTGCGGGCTCCATGACAGGACGTGTGACTTCGGCGGGTTTCGATGCAGGTGCCTCTGCCACAAGCGGCACGACCCGGCACGGGATGCCCTTGATGTGCGGGATGCCCTGTTCGCGGTCGAGGAAGTCCGCATCATCACGGCACAGCTGCGAGTCGCCGTAATCCAGGGCACCACTCAAATGGCCTGAGCCCTGCTGCATTTCCGGTTTCCACCACCCATGGGGTACGCGCACAAGGTCATCCGGCATCGCGTCCTTGATCGCCAGCTTGGCCTTGATCTTCCCCAGCTGGTTTTCAACGGTCACCCATTCGCCCTCGGTAACGCCTGCCGTTTTGGCGGTCTTTTCATTGAGATAGATTTCCGGCTCGGGATGGCGCGCACGCATCTCCGGGATGTGCCGGTGACCGGTCTGGAAGAACCCGTCTTCGCGGACGCCGGTGAACATCATCAGAGGGTAGTTTTCATCCTTGGGCGGGTCTTCGCGGAAGTAGGGCAGGGGATCAAAACCGAGGTCTTCCAGAATGGATGACTTGAGTTCCACCTTGCCGCTTGGTGTCGCAAAGCCGTTCTTTTCATAGGTACGGAAGGCGGGCTTTTTGAAGTGCACTTCCGTTTTGACAAGCTCGTCCCATGTCATGCCTGTTCGGGCGACGCGGTAGTCGTAAAAATCTTCCAGTGTGTCCCAGGGCACAAGCTCGGAACGGTCGAGCGCGCCGGCAATACCTTTCCAGAACTCGAACGTGCTGCGGCATTCACCGGGAGGGTCCATGGCCTTTTCAGAGAAGCGCACAGTGGACATCCAGCCGAACATGTCGTGCAGCCACGGGCGCTCGAGCCAGCTATCCGCGGGCAGCACATAGTCTGCCAGTTGGGCAGAGGGCGTCATGAACTGCTCATGGGCGACGATGAGATCCTGATTCATCATCGCTTTTTCGATGAGCGGCATATTGGCGTAACTCAGCAGGGGGTTGTTGCCCAGGAAGAAGAACGCCTTCACCGGATAGTCGCCTTCGCCCGCCATCGCCTTGAACGTCTCGGACGGTGTGGCCATGTGGCAGCCCATCACGAGGTTGGCGTATTCCTGTCCATAGACGCGCTTGGTTGGCTCGCGGAACGGGAGTTGGCCGCGATAGGTGAAGGCCGGGTGATCCTTGGAACCCAGCTGCTTCATCTTCTGCTCGTCCGAAAGCACTTCGTGCATTTCAATTTCGGAT from Pyruvatibacter sp. HU-CL02332 encodes:
- a CDS encoding M20 family peptidase, with translation MKRVLLGVVAVLVLLVAVVLIRTFMYTPPALEQREIVTHSPDRDVLAQRLSQALQFKTISRQDPQPGDRQAFDAFIAWFEQTYPAAHAAMDRTLIAEQTILMRWEGKDTSVKPVLLTAHYDVVPVIPGTEDLWKQDPFAGVIEDGYVWGRGALDNKGGVIAMMEAATLLLERGFQPERTVYFSFGHDEEIGGGTGAAGVVDYLQAEGVQLAWSVDEGSFVLDGIIPGLDQKVAMINVAEKGYVTLDLVATAQGGHSSMPPQESAVTLLADAIVKLKNAPVPGGLEGISGEAYGTLARHMPFTQRMAFANQWLFGGMIEDMLTGLPAGNAMLRTTTAPTMLSASIKENVLPINAIATVNFRLHPRDTVESVVAHVEQAVGPDIEVRRRPRGGNASPVASTSAEGFASLASASRDVLGDVIIAPGLTVAGTDSKHYVKVADDAYRFNPFIVGSEDIVTIHGTNERISIDNLVLGTDYFTQLLITTKAPGE
- a CDS encoding molybdopterin-dependent oxidoreductase, producing MPAAAPFNPEDIANAKYTERPVKEGITTKKLICAACDIACTVVGEVQKGRVTKVRSSDNPIFRDNICMKGIIAPKGLAHPNRILHPMKRVGERGSGEWEQVSWEDALSDIGTRLKKVIADHGPEAWAVSTSQWNTSTDHGLGRRIMNHVGSPNWISGVALCAGNTAAVNRFTYGWFPFGDFGNTKCIVLMGHNPRRHSWTPLYNSIRGAQAKGAKLIVMDPRRSSSAERADIWLPLKVGSDAAMMFGWLKVIIDEELYDKEFVKNWTIGFEDLKKRVDEFPLERVAKLTGCDPEMIAEAARVYATSGPAVIPWTPITDMQRNSTSGIRLQTILRSICGNVDVPGGELLQGFNPDIINESEIEMHEVLSDEQKMKQLGSKDHPAFTYRGQLPFREPTKRVYGQEYANLVMGCHMATPSETFKAMAGEGDYPVKAFFFLGNNPLLSYANMPLIEKAMMNQDLIVAHEQFMTPSAQLADYVLPADSWLERPWLHDMFGWMSTVRFSEKAMDPPGECRSTFEFWKGIAGALDRSELVPWDTLEDFYDYRVARTGMTWDELVKTEVHFKKPAFRTYEKNGFATPSGKVELKSSILEDLGFDPLPYFREDPPKDENYPLMMFTGVREDGFFQTGHRHIPEMRARHPEPEIYLNEKTAKTAGVTEGEWVTVENQLGKIKAKLAIKDAMPDDLVRVPHGWWKPEMQQGSGHLSGALDYGDSQLCRDDADFLDREQGIPHIKGIPCRVVPLVAEAPASKPAEVTRPVMEPAE